The DNA window AAGCGCGATATCGCTCAAGATGGTATTATTAATGCGCTTATCGCCTTGCCCGATGGCCAACTTATTGAGGGACACTCTCGCCTTAAGATTGCGCAAGAGTTGGGATTCTCTACGGTTCCGGTACGTTTTATTCTTAATACGCTCTCGGCGCATGAAATTAAGCGTCGTGTCTATTTGGGCAACCTCAACCGTTTTGAAATTCCTTCTGATTTACGTTTGATTCTCTTTGCCGAGATTTACCCCGATTACTTTTATGCTAGTGCCAAAGAGCTCGATCAAAGTCATCGCCAAAGTGATGTGCTTGCGCTAGAGCGGGATAAACCGACTACGGCTAAAGCTGTTGCCGCTGCCATGGGGTTAAGTGATCGTCAGGTGCGTAATGAGAAGGAGATTTTTCTGTTAGCCAAAGAGATTGCTGGTCATCAGCATCCCACGCTTAGCGAAATTAGCAAAGCAAGAGAGCTTTTACGCCAAAAGAAAGGGGCAAAACGTCTTCTTAAACGAAAAAAAGCACTTCATTTAGTCAACGAAGAGGGCGATAAAATTTTAACGCTTCATGTCAATAGTTGGCCATCCGAGCTGGATATTGAGCAAATTTTAGAGATGAATTATCAATTCATGCGAGATAAATTTCTTCATGTAGAAAAAAAGCGAGACTAATCAATGGCAGATCACCAAGTCATCCTCGAAGCAGAGGAGAAACATTCTTTGTATCAAGCCGAATTTCAAAAGGTTTTTCGTTTAAAAAAAGAGCAACAGCCTTTTGCTTTTAAACGCCATCTTATGGGTAATGTTATGGGTAGCCATCGTGATCACGGCGGTGGGCAGAGCTTACTTATCTCTTTGCCCTTGTCGTGTACCCTCTTTTTTTATCCCCATTCTAACGATGTTATAGATATTTATAATTTAGAACAAAGAGAATTTTATTCATATTGTTATGATGCCACAAGACCACGCATGCCTCAGAATATGGAGCACTGGAGCTATGTTGTGTGGCAGGTGTTAGGTTTTTGGCAGAACCTCGATCGTCCGATACTGGGCATGCACCTCATGGTGGTCAGCGATGTCCCTTTGAGCGATAGTTTTAGTATGCGTATGGCGATGCGCTTGGAGATATTACGGTTATTACACGTATATGTTTTAAAAGATAAGATGTGGCTTCATCTTAATAGACGTGATGAGCAACTCTCCTTGATTGATTTATTACAACGTAGTTTACGCGAAGATCCGTTTGAAGAGTATAGCATGTTTGAGCTTTATGGCATGATTCTTGCGCGAAATATGGGGCAATTGATTTTTAGCAATAGCCGTACCTTGGAGCCTAGAGCGATGCAGCTAAAGTTAAAACAGCATCAATTTTGGCTGGTTTATATGAGCAATATGCATCGAGTGCTTAAAGAAATGAGGCAAGCAGGTGATGCTCAAAGTGAAGTTGCATTATTGTCTTTACAAGCTTTAGGCTTGCAGATTA is part of the Entomospira culicis genome and encodes:
- a CDS encoding ParB/RepB/Spo0J family partition protein, which translates into the protein MNKVKDGEDRLMAHLTAPRPGLSHIRVGIEDDKASGLMLSGVQLKEIDFFKNNELNTIFESLKSSEYFTQLKRDIAQDGIINALIALPDGQLIEGHSRLKIAQELGFSTVPVRFILNTLSAHEIKRRVYLGNLNRFEIPSDLRLILFAEIYPDYFYASAKELDQSHRQSDVLALERDKPTTAKAVAAAMGLSDRQVRNEKEIFLLAKEIAGHQHPTLSEISKARELLRQKKGAKRLLKRKKALHLVNEEGDKILTLHVNSWPSELDIEQILEMNYQFMRDKFLHVEKKRD